The following proteins come from a genomic window of Syntrophorhabdaceae bacterium:
- a CDS encoding chloramphenicol acetyltransferase has product MVPAKEKIDLTLYPRAALLKAFRDREMPCFSVTSEVDVTTLVRFARTKNLKFFITMSYALSRAVNQIPELRQRLIGGELYEFERVDPGYTVLLQNNTFSFCDSLHMESFAEYYDYASRAIEAVKRVPDLAMEEKDHMFFITAIPWFSFTSFTHPYFAQYASIPLLTIGKHFPRSRNIVMPLAIQVHHAIVDGIHIGTFLDRLKETINDKTLYKGSR; this is encoded by the coding sequence ATGGTTCCTGCCAAAGAGAAAATAGATTTGACCCTCTATCCCCGTGCGGCCCTGCTCAAGGCCTTTAGGGACAGAGAGATGCCCTGCTTCAGCGTGACCTCCGAAGTGGACGTGACTACTCTCGTGAGGTTCGCCAGGACAAAGAACCTGAAGTTTTTCATCACCATGAGCTATGCGCTCTCACGCGCGGTGAACCAAATCCCCGAGCTGAGGCAGCGGTTGATCGGCGGAGAGCTTTATGAGTTCGAGCGGGTCGACCCCGGTTACACGGTCCTCCTTCAAAACAACACTTTCTCCTTCTGCGATTCCCTTCATATGGAGTCATTTGCAGAATATTATGATTACGCATCCCGGGCCATCGAAGCGGTGAAAAGGGTCCCTGACCTGGCAATGGAGGAAAAGGACCATATGTTCTTCATCACCGCCATCCCCTGGTTCTCCTTCACCAGCTTCACTCACCCTTATTTCGCCCAATACGCGAGCATACCCCTGCTCACCATAGGCAAACACTTCCCCCGCAGCCGAAACATAGTCATGCCCCTGGCCATACAGGTCCACCACGCGATAGTGGACGGTATCCACATAGGAACGTTTCTCGACCGCCTGAAGGAGACGATTAATGATAAAACGCTCTATAAGGGCAGTCGATAG
- a CDS encoding cation:proton antiporter, with protein sequence MDLESFVSSAVILLLVASVMVILFKHLGLGTMAGLLVAGIIVGPHTPGPYITTHVEGLRSFAELGVVQLLFVIGLEMRPSRLWALRRHVFGLGSLQILLTGGAVIAYAFMSGWAREPSLVMGMTMAVSSTALVMQILQERGEIASPHGGATFGVLLMQDVSIVPMLALIPVLAGSGGLSSGVPGWQRLGLIVALLLFVVAIGKFGVPFALERLARQRNRDGFLIVAMLSVFLAAWAMHRAGLSLALGAFLMGMLLSGSRYAMQIQAYIEPYKGILMSLFFVAVGMSIDLHSIAGDPFEFVQWAFLVIFVKVILTFFLCLLFGMSRSDSINVSFLLAQGGEFGFVLLTSAKVLNVIDDHIFVLAIAVISVSMLLTPLMAKLGYYMSGRLRRSKAGPRGVQFHDEAEGPKGRVILGGYGRVGHVVAVLLNASRVPFIVFDNDPARVAQGKKDGFDVHFGDIDNPELMAAAHMERAALVVLTVDSEKTALKAISILKNSYPAVPVIARARDLEASGRLVQAGATYALPEALESSLRLATDTLRMVGVDPENIDLLVSDVRRKDYVLVDRSD encoded by the coding sequence ATGGATCTTGAAAGTTTCGTCTCTTCTGCGGTAATCCTGCTTTTGGTGGCCTCGGTCATGGTGATCCTCTTCAAACACCTCGGCCTCGGGACGATGGCAGGCCTTCTGGTGGCGGGCATAATCGTGGGGCCTCATACGCCCGGTCCCTATATCACGACCCATGTGGAGGGGTTGCGGAGTTTCGCCGAGCTTGGGGTGGTGCAGCTGCTTTTCGTCATTGGTCTCGAGATGAGGCCGTCGCGCCTGTGGGCGCTGAGGCGGCACGTCTTCGGTCTCGGCTCGCTTCAAATCCTCCTCACCGGCGGCGCGGTCATAGCTTATGCCTTCATGAGCGGCTGGGCCCGGGAGCCTTCGCTCGTCATGGGGATGACCATGGCGGTGTCGTCGACCGCCCTGGTCATGCAGATTCTTCAGGAGCGGGGGGAGATCGCAAGCCCCCACGGCGGGGCGACCTTCGGGGTCCTCCTCATGCAGGATGTTTCCATAGTCCCCATGCTGGCGCTCATTCCGGTGCTCGCAGGGAGCGGGGGACTTTCCAGCGGCGTTCCCGGATGGCAGAGGCTCGGGCTCATCGTGGCCCTCCTTCTTTTTGTCGTGGCAATCGGCAAGTTTGGGGTGCCTTTCGCCCTCGAGCGGCTTGCGCGTCAGAGAAACCGGGACGGTTTTCTCATAGTGGCCATGCTCTCAGTCTTTCTCGCCGCCTGGGCCATGCATAGGGCCGGCCTTTCCCTTGCCCTCGGGGCCTTCCTCATGGGTATGCTCCTGTCCGGCTCCCGGTACGCGATGCAGATTCAGGCATACATCGAGCCCTATAAAGGAATCCTCATGAGCCTCTTTTTCGTGGCCGTGGGCATGTCCATCGACCTCCATTCCATTGCCGGCGACCCATTCGAATTTGTCCAGTGGGCGTTTCTGGTCATATTCGTAAAGGTCATCCTCACCTTCTTTCTCTGCCTCCTCTTCGGAATGAGCCGCTCCGATTCGATTAACGTTTCCTTTCTCCTCGCCCAGGGGGGTGAGTTCGGTTTTGTCCTCCTTACCTCGGCAAAAGTCCTGAACGTGATCGACGACCATATTTTCGTGTTGGCCATCGCCGTCATATCGGTGAGCATGCTTTTAACCCCTCTCATGGCAAAACTCGGCTATTATATGTCGGGCAGACTTCGCCGCAGCAAGGCCGGACCCCGGGGCGTCCAATTTCATGATGAAGCGGAGGGGCCGAAGGGAAGGGTCATCCTCGGGGGCTACGGGAGAGTGGGTCATGTGGTGGCAGTGCTTCTCAATGCGAGCCGGGTGCCTTTCATTGTCTTTGATAATGACCCTGCCCGGGTGGCCCAGGGGAAAAAGGACGGCTTCGATGTCCACTTTGGAGATATAGATAACCCGGAGCTGATGGCTGCAGCCCACATGGAGCGGGCAGCCCTCGTGGTGCTTACCGTGGACAGCGAAAAGACCGCCCTCAAGGCGATCTCCATTCTCAAAAACAGTTATCCGGCGGTGCCGGTGATCGCGAGGGCCAGGGACCTGGAAGCCAGCGGCAGACTGGTGCAGGCAGGCGCCACATACGCCCTGCCTGAAGCCCTGGAGAGCAGCCTTCGTCTGGCTACCGATACCCTGAGAATGGTCGGGGTTGACCCTGAAAACATCGACCTCCTCGTTTCGGATGTGCGCAGGAAGGACTACGTACTGGTCGATCGGAGCGATTAG
- a CDS encoding DUF3124 domain-containing protein, producing MKKTCMSVKLVLIFSVIMAAIIYPAEWTDAQSDVRLSKGQTVYVPVYSHIYYGDRETPYYLAVTVSIRNIDQTNPLVVTDVDYYDTNGVLLKKYLDKPVRLGPNGSTRFVVKESDDKGGSGANIIVVWRAEKQVNAPIVESIMIGTRNQQGISFTSRGQAVGESGK from the coding sequence ATGAAGAAGACCTGCATGTCGGTAAAACTGGTGTTGATATTCTCTGTTATTATGGCGGCAATTATTTATCCGGCGGAGTGGACCGATGCCCAATCGGACGTGAGGCTCTCGAAAGGGCAGACCGTTTATGTCCCCGTGTACTCCCATATTTACTACGGGGACAGGGAAACACCCTATTACCTCGCCGTCACGGTGAGCATCAGAAACATCGATCAGACAAACCCCCTTGTGGTGACGGACGTTGATTACTATGACACCAACGGCGTGCTCCTGAAGAAGTATCTCGATAAGCCTGTCCGGCTCGGGCCTAACGGGTCGACCCGTTTTGTGGTGAAAGAGTCGGATGACAAGGGCGGCTCCGGGGCCAATATCATTGTGGTGTGGAGAGCGGAGAAACAAGTGAACGCGCCCATCGTGGAATCCATAATGATAGGGACCCGTAATCAGCAGGGCATCTCTTTTACCTCTCGCGGGCAGGCGGTCGGGGAAAGCGGCAAGTAG
- a CDS encoding UGSC family (seleno)protein → MVDQLNLEKKGIPTVTIATTELVGLAKSTAFSMGVADMPFVVVPHPMGGIPMAEITQKAKDAYPLIVKTATEWKPSATMPPPKATYPAPTFTFKGTESAINELFIEKGWSLGLPVVPPTPEKVAAMLKGTTRKPDEVLGQLRPRMSSLTVELVAVSGVMAGCKPEYMPVLIAIAEAMVDPKTNWGGVATATGSVGALVIVNGPIIRELGIASGQGAASRGWHANASIGYALNLMAMIPGGSKPPQQKKTTLGSPTDFVAWIFGENEAKVPKGWTTYAEDRGFKRTDSVITLMGIWPGINAVDLWSASPEEHSTWFSRSVSPLMSVGGPCFSVQLTQPHIIGLGPEHADLYVKAGWTKDQVRKAIWEKARIPFSSWAKGCPEQQAFRQKFGQVTPDTLVPIVLKPEFLQIVIAGGAGQHSHYFAPFLNASPVSKVVKK, encoded by the coding sequence GTGGTCGACCAGCTTAATCTCGAAAAGAAAGGTATTCCTACCGTCACAATAGCTACCACGGAACTCGTCGGTCTCGCCAAGAGCACCGCATTCAGCATGGGCGTTGCCGATATGCCCTTCGTCGTTGTCCCTCATCCCATGGGCGGCATCCCCATGGCGGAGATAACTCAGAAAGCAAAAGATGCGTATCCCTTAATCGTAAAGACCGCGACGGAGTGGAAGCCTTCGGCGACCATGCCGCCGCCCAAGGCAACCTATCCTGCCCCCACCTTCACCTTCAAGGGCACGGAATCTGCCATAAATGAGCTTTTCATTGAAAAAGGCTGGTCTCTCGGGCTGCCTGTAGTCCCTCCGACTCCTGAAAAAGTTGCGGCCATGCTCAAGGGGACCACGCGTAAGCCGGACGAGGTGCTCGGCCAGTTACGGCCGAGAATGAGCTCCCTTACGGTAGAGCTCGTGGCGGTCTCAGGCGTCATGGCCGGCTGCAAACCCGAGTATATGCCCGTATTGATCGCCATTGCCGAGGCAATGGTAGACCCCAAGACAAACTGGGGCGGCGTGGCGACGGCAACGGGATCGGTGGGCGCTCTGGTTATCGTGAACGGACCGATCATCAGGGAGCTTGGGATTGCGTCGGGCCAGGGTGCGGCGAGCCGTGGATGGCATGCCAACGCGTCTATCGGGTATGCCCTTAACCTGATGGCAATGATCCCCGGCGGCTCGAAACCGCCGCAACAGAAGAAGACTACCCTCGGCTCACCGACCGATTTTGTCGCCTGGATTTTCGGTGAAAATGAGGCGAAGGTGCCCAAAGGCTGGACCACCTATGCCGAGGACAGAGGATTCAAGAGGACGGACAGCGTGATAACCCTTATGGGTATATGGCCGGGCATCAATGCGGTCGATCTGTGGAGTGCGTCACCGGAGGAGCATTCCACCTGGTTCAGCCGCTCCGTCTCGCCACTCATGAGCGTCGGCGGCCCCTGTTTCTCAGTGCAGCTTACCCAGCCCCATATCATCGGTCTCGGTCCGGAGCATGCGGACCTCTACGTGAAGGCAGGCTGGACAAAAGATCAGGTCAGGAAAGCAATCTGGGAAAAGGCGCGCATCCCCTTCTCCTCCTGGGCGAAAGGGTGCCCCGAGCAGCAGGCCTTCCGTCAGAAGTTCGGACAGGTCACACCCGATACCCTGGTTCCTATCGTACTCAAACCGGAGTTTCTGCAGATTGTGATCGCAGGAGGCGCAGGGCAGCATTCCCACTATTTCGCGCCCTTCCTGAATGCAAGTCCGGTGAGCAAAGTAGTAAAGAAATAG
- a CDS encoding cytochrome c family protein produces MHTYRSLTGRARCACTAVFLILLLIPAVPSVAAEGEGYTGWKACAGCHDGIAGTWQTSRHGKAFDSLRKTKQENLPKCVVCHVTGYDRPGGFIDEELTPELSAVQCEACHGPGAAHAAEGGKAKIRKSPPVEVCRQCHTPGQDPNFDYSKKIRGIHEAGIKLKGAKK; encoded by the coding sequence ATGCATACCTACCGATCATTAACCGGACGAGCGCGTTGCGCCTGCACGGCGGTGTTTCTCATCCTTCTCCTGATCCCCGCGGTCCCCTCTGTCGCCGCGGAAGGAGAGGGTTATACAGGCTGGAAGGCCTGTGCCGGGTGTCACGACGGAATTGCCGGCACCTGGCAGACGAGCAGGCATGGAAAAGCCTTCGACAGCTTAAGAAAAACAAAGCAGGAGAACCTGCCCAAATGCGTCGTGTGTCACGTTACGGGATATGACCGGCCGGGTGGTTTCATCGACGAAGAGTTGACCCCGGAGCTGAGCGCCGTCCAGTGCGAAGCATGTCACGGGCCGGGCGCCGCCCATGCTGCGGAAGGGGGAAAAGCCAAGATCAGGAAATCTCCCCCCGTGGAAGTGTGCCGTCAGTGTCATACCCCCGGTCAGGACCCCAATTTCGACTATAGCAAGAAAATCCGGGGAATCCATGAGGCCGGCATAAAACTCAAGGGCGCGAAGAAATAG
- a CDS encoding rhodanese-like domain-containing protein gives MKLRISRLFFFSVALLFLFNAATYAAHDEVPRVTIEELKKIIDTKADVVILDVQSKGVYDKGHIKGALSLPWVEELTDSAVKHLPRTKPIVAYCDCGPGETDSAGMAAQLIDMGFTEVKVLKDPSIRGWKKAGLPIE, from the coding sequence TTGAAGCTCAGGATCTCGCGTCTCTTCTTTTTTTCCGTTGCCTTACTCTTTCTTTTCAATGCTGCAACCTATGCCGCTCACGATGAAGTGCCTCGTGTCACCATTGAGGAGCTGAAGAAGATAATCGATACAAAAGCAGACGTGGTGATTCTGGACGTGCAATCGAAAGGCGTCTACGACAAGGGGCATATCAAGGGCGCCCTTTCCCTCCCATGGGTCGAAGAACTCACGGATAGTGCGGTGAAGCACCTCCCCCGCACTAAACCGATCGTTGCCTACTGCGACTGCGGGCCCGGGGAAACAGACAGCGCGGGCATGGCCGCTCAGCTCATCGATATGGGATTTACCGAGGTAAAAGTCTTGAAAGACCCCTCTATCAGGGGGTGGAAAAAGGCCGGACTCCCCATAGAATAA
- a CDS encoding ABATE domain-containing protein yields the protein MGRRQDHPKYKEFRFDAGSLALNYVATVRHRGSEPRDLLATPEALSEWLVLAGVNRSPIHPSPEEYRNALLLREAIHDAANATALGIPPLFSDIERINRHAAHPNAAPQLSSGSIVWAAPRPVAAALADIARDAVFVIGGGETDRLRMCDEKGCRMLFFDSSPANRRRWCSMSICGNREKVALHRQRGQEDSTV from the coding sequence ATGGGACGCAGACAGGATCATCCGAAGTATAAAGAATTCAGATTCGACGCGGGAAGTCTGGCGCTCAATTACGTTGCCACGGTCCGTCATCGCGGTTCGGAGCCGAGGGACCTGCTGGCAACACCCGAGGCCCTCTCCGAATGGCTGGTGCTGGCAGGGGTCAACAGGTCGCCGATCCATCCTTCCCCTGAAGAATACCGTAATGCCCTGCTCCTCAGGGAGGCGATCCATGACGCCGCCAATGCAACGGCTCTCGGCATACCTCCTCTTTTTTCGGACATTGAAAGGATCAATCGCCATGCAGCACATCCCAATGCCGCGCCGCAACTCTCGAGTGGAAGCATTGTATGGGCCGCTCCCCGTCCCGTTGCCGCCGCTCTTGCCGATATTGCGAGAGATGCGGTCTTCGTAATCGGCGGCGGGGAAACAGACCGGCTCAGGATGTGTGACGAGAAGGGCTGCCGGATGCTCTTCTTCGACAGCTCGCCCGCCAACCGCCGCCGGTGGTGCTCCATGTCGATCTGCGGCAATCGGGAAAAGGTGGCGCTCCATCGCCAAAGGGGCCAGGAAGACTCCACAGTGTAA